One genomic segment of Arachis duranensis cultivar V14167 chromosome 4, aradu.V14167.gnm2.J7QH, whole genome shotgun sequence includes these proteins:
- the LOC127746589 gene encoding pentatricopeptide repeat-containing protein At1g79540-like has protein sequence MLLWKRVHFHNASGLLTRFLPRRLQHHSSADADAVAVTRDLPNRNRRLPLRFCVWVALKFESLVDQHSRNEVSCTLATKEWCSLYWDALQLLKKYGIFISSESVRALIRTYSYMGLAEEAIQCFDRMSEFDCEPDAHAYNTILKIVLKKDLFVLAFSLYNVMLRSNSLPDDHTYTLLIGGFCKIGNFNAALEMLDDMSKRGVLPDVKTYTAIIYGLCQWKKVDEAFRLFNTMKENGCLPTLRCYNVLIDGFCKNRRTDEALSLLSLLRIDGFALNLQSYCSLINSFIHAKRYSEAYVWYTKMFKRGIVPDVTLYAIMIRGLSEEGKVGEAVKMLDEMIGMGLVPDAYCYNTLIKGFCDIGRLDQARSLQLEVSKDEQFHNAYTCTILICGMCRNGMVGEAREIFNQMEKLGCLPSVVTFSALMHGLCKARRIEEAHLLLHEMEIGRSPSLFFRLSQGSDRVFDSVSLQKKVEQMCEAGEVLNAYKLLKQLAGSGVVPNIITYNILINGFCKTGNINAAIKLFKELQLKGISPDSITYGTLVDGLYRANREDDAFKIREHMLKHGCQPGLSNSNAHMSWLNKKGKVSMAFNLYFEYLKSLPRWDNDSINVLENHFIRGNVKEVIRGLLEMDFKCRDFNLAPYTILITGFCMVKKSR, from the coding sequence ATGCTGTTGTGGAAACGAGTCCATTTCCACAATGCTTCCGGACTGCTCACAAGGTTCCTCCCTCGCCGATTGCAGCACCACTCTTCCGCTGACGCAGACGCCGTCGCCGTCACGCGAGATCTCCCTAATCGTAACCGCCGACTCCCCCTCCGTTTCTGCGTGTGGGTCGCGCTCAAGTTCGAGAGCCTCGTGGATCAGCATTCCCGTAACGAGGTAAGTTGCACTCTCGCCACTAAGGAGTGGTGCTCCCTTTACTGGGACGCGCTCCAGCTTCTGAAGAAATATGGGATTTTCATAAGTTCTGAATCTGTTAGAGCCCTCATAAGGACCTATTCTTATATGGGTCTTGCTGAAGAAGCCATTCAGTGTTTTGATAGAATGTCTGAGTTCGATTGTGAGCCTGATGCTCACGCCTATAACACTATCTTGAAGATTGTGCTCAAGAAAGACTTGTTTGTGTTGGCTTTTTCGCTCTATAATGTTATGCTTAGGTCTAATTCTTTGCCAGATGACCACACGTACACTCTCTTGATTGGTGGATTCTGTAAGATTGGAAACTTCAATGCTGCCCTCGAGATGCTCGATGATATGAGCAAGAGGGGTGTGCTGCCTGATGTTAAGACGTATACGGCTATTATTTATGGCCTCTGTCAGTGGAAGAAGGTTGATGAGGCGTTTAGGTTGTTTAACACTATGAAAGAAAATGGGTGCTTGCCTACTTTGCGCTGTTATAATGTCTTGATTGATGGGTTTTGCAAGAACAGGAGGACAGATGAAGCTCTTTCTTTGCTGTCTTTGTTGAGGATAGATGGTTTTGCTCTTAATCTGCAGAGTTACTGTTCTCTGATAAATAGCTTCATTCACGCCAAGAGATATAGTGAGGCATATGTATGGTACACCAAGATGTTTAAGAGGGGAATTGTGCCGGATGTTACTTTATATGCTATCATGATACGTGGTTTGTCCGAAGAGGGTAAGGTTGGTGAAGCTGTGAAGATGTTAGATGAGATGATTGGGATGGGTTTAGTACCAGATGCCTATTGTTACAATACATTGATCAAAGGTTTTTGTGACATAGGTCGTTTGGACCAAGCTAGATCTCTTCAGCTTGAGGTTTCCAAGGATGAACAGTTTCATAATGCTTACACCTGCACCATTCTCATCTGTGGCATGTGTAGGAATGGAATGGTTGGAGAGGCACGGGAGATATTTAATCAGATGGAAAAACTTGGATGTCTCCCTTCAGTTGTGACCTTCAGTGCTCTGATGCATGGCCTTTGCAAGGCTCGCAGAATTGAGGAAGCACACCTTTTACTGCACGAGATGGAGATTGGGAGAAGCCCATCTTTGTTTTTCCGGCTTTCTCAGGGTTCTGACAGGGTTTTTGATAGTGTTAGTCTCCAGAAAAAGGTGGAGCAAATGTGCGAGGCTGGTGAAGTTTTGAATGCTTACAAGCTTCTCAAACAACTTGCTGGGAGTGGGGTTGTGCCTAACATTATCACATACAACATTTTAATCAATGGTTTTTGCAAAACTGGTAATATCAACGCTGCTATCAAGCTTTTCAAGGAGCTGCAACTAAAGGGGATCTCACCTGATTCTATTACTTATGGGACACTTGTTGATGGACTTTATAGGGCTAACAGAGAAGATGACGCCTTTAAGATCCGTGAACATATGTTGAAGCATGGTTGTCAACCTGGATTATCAAATTCTAATGCCCATATGAGCTGGTTAAACAAAAAGGGGAAGGTCTCGATGGCCTTCAATCTTTACTTTGAATATCTGAAAAGCCTTCCGAGGTGGGATAATGATTCAATCAACGTGTTGGAGAACCATTTTATCAGAGGAAATGTGAAAGAAGTAATTCGAGGCTTACTGGAAATGGACTTCAAATGTAGAGATTTTAATTTAGCTCCATACACAATTCTAATTACTGGGTTCTGTATGGTAAAAAAAAGTAGATGA